The Arcobacter sp. F2176 DNA window GAGATGGACATTTAAAAAATTATGGAATACTTTATAATAAAGATTTCACAGACTCATATTTTGCACCTATTTATGATGTAATCACAACTACAGTTTATATAAAAAAAGATATCCCAGCTCTTAGATTATCAGATGGAAAATTATGGTGGAAAAATAAAACATATAAAAACTTTGCAAAAAACTCTTGTATGATAAACAATAAAGAGTATGAAGAAATATTACATGAGTGTAAAGAAGCTATTATTAAAACAAAAAAAGAAATAGATGATTTTAAAACAGATAAAGAAGAAGTAAGGTTGTTTTTGGAGGAGTTGAAAGTGATATGGCTAGAAGAAATAAAATAGTTTCATAAAACTGCCTCTTTTTGCAAATTTCCGTGTCAGTGCGGAAATTTTGCTCGTCATGTACTAATTGTACACTCCCACATAAAATTACACCACTTCCTTGAACTTTACAAAAATAGTCAGTTTTCTGAAACTATTAAGTTAGAGTTTATCTTTTGCTTCTATTATGACAATATCCAGTGCATAAATCATCATATAGTCGTTTTTCACCTGTTGCTCCAGGCTTATAATTATCTACATGAAATTCACTATCTAAAATATCAATATTTTTTAAAATTGTAGTAAAGTCATTTTTATTGGGAATTAATTTTTCAATTCTATTATAAGCATCTCTTAGGAATCTTGCATGAGCCATAAATCCATTTGAACGGCTTAAAATGTATCCTGTCTCAAAATTATTCCAAGCTTCAGGCCACCTTTCTTTAACTGCAGTGTAATAATCCCAAATTATGTCAGTTATATCCATTTCCATATTGTCTATAAATAGATTTCTAAATATAAGTTTATCTTTGTCTTTATCCTTTGTTTTTTCAGGTATTTTATTTTTCATATATAAATCTCTATCTTCCATTTGTTGAGATTCATTTTTTGAAATATATTTTATAAAAGAGCCTACAAATGCAGATTGTGTGATTGTTTCGTTAAATCTACCTTCAGTTGCAACCCCTAATCTTTTAATTCTATGGAATAGTGGACTATCTTCAATATTATTAAGAGTTACTGCTATATTATGACAACATTTTTGAGGACTTTTATGTTTTGCTAGTTCTGATAAATCATATACTAAACTTTTATTTACTTTTGTTTGTGCTAAGTTTACTGTAGAAAATATTTGTGCTTGTTCTGCAATATCTATATCTATAAAAATTGTTACATTAATTTGAAATGTTTTTTCATCTGAAAGGTCACTTAATCCAGCAATTCTATGTTGTCCATCTAAAATTTTTGCTATATTCTCAAAAGTTATTTCATCTTCACTAATTCTACCTTGTGGCAAATATGCTAATAATTTCATACGATTGTTTTTTTCATCATATTCTACAGTTTTACTATTAATTGCTAAAATAATTCCTGTTGGAAAACAAGCATCTTTTGTAGTAACATATTCTTTTATTTCTTTAACTCTTTTAGGACTTAATGGTCTTTGAATTCCTAAGTATGTATCGAATTCACTTTTTTCTTGATCAATTCTTCTTTGATCACTATAAGTAATTTTTAGTAGGTCAGAATGATTAATTGATGCAATAAAACATTCACCTATTGGTTGTTCCATTTTAATACACGTAAATTCTATAAATTGTGCTTGATTATCCATTTCTTTTTCTTCTTTCTTCATATTGTTTTTCAAAATCTATTTCACTTTCTTTCATAATATCTGATGCAGGTTTTATTTTCTTATTTGATATTAAAAGAACTAGAAAATAAAGTATAACAGTTAAGATAAATATATACACTGATGCAGTAAAAATACTACCTTCTTCGGGTAAATTTATGGCACGTTGTTCTCCAAAAAAGTGACTTATTATAATAAATAAAAATAAAACAATAGGTATAAAAAACCATTTTAATGGAAAAGATTTTTTGCCATCTTTGTCATATGTTGTTAAAAAAACAACTGGAGCTAATAATGTAGCTGAGTATAAATATAATTCTCCATTTTTTATTACAGCTAATATAGTAGTACAATAAGTTTGAAATGTTAAACTATGATTGTTATCAAAAATAATAAACAATGCACCAATTGTAATTGGAACAGTTGAAATAAGTATATTCATTACAAATTCAATTAAAGATTTAGAAAATTGTTCCCAATATTCTTGCAGTATTATTTTTGATTTTTCTTCTTTTTTAAATATATTCATAATTTTAATCCATTCGTTATAATTAATTCTTCATACTTTCCACGTTTAGCATTTTTACCACCAATTAAACTTGCCCTTGATATTTCAATCATTTTATCTCCATTGTCAAAAATTTCTTTTACTTTAGGATGTGCTGCATTTGTTAAAATGTAATATGCACCTATTTCTCTTATTTCATTAATCATCTGTGCTAATTTATATTGTGCTTCAATTGAAAATATTTTTTGATTATATTGAACGAAGCCGTTATTATTGTGAGTTACAGTATATGGAGGATCTAAAAATACTAAATCGTTTTTTTGTACATTATTTATTGTGTCATAAAAATCATGTGATGAAATATTTGTATTTTGTAATGCTTGACTTACTTGTCTTAGATTACTGTGATCAAATGAATAGTTTTCCCTATATCCATAAGGAACATTATATTGTCCACTTAGATTAACTCGATAAATACCATTAAATGAAGTTTGATTTAAATAGATGAATCTTGCTGATCTTTTTGCAGAACTTTGGAAATTTTGTTTTCTAATTTTATAGTATTCTTCTTTAGTATTCTTAAATGTTTTTAAATGCTCAATAACTTCTTCAATCTCATTTTTAATACTTTGATATGTTTCTATTAACTCAGTGTTTAGATCAGAGATAAAAGAATTTTTATGTTGCAAATGAAAAAATATGGCACCACCACCTATGAAAGGTTCATGGTATTGGTTGAATTCATTAGGTAGAAAGGAATTGATATTTTTTAATAACCATCTTTTACCTCCTGCCCACCTTAAAAAAGGTTTACAAGTTATTTGCTCATTAGTAAGTTTCAAATAATTCCTTACAAAAATAATATTATAATATAATATTTAAATTTTTATTTAATAATTATTAATATACATTAATATTGTACTTTTATTTAAAAAAATATCAATAAAAAGTATTTGGACCTCAAATTCCAACATCTACAGAAGCCGAGTGTTTATTTTTCTCTTTTCTAAACAAGATTGACAACTGTGTGAGTGTTTAAAAGTTCCTAAACGGAAGTTTGAATAAACGAGTTTTGTCAAGCAGAAAAGAGAAAAATAATAAGTGAGGGAACCTTTGGCTTCGAAGTCGTTGGTGGCTTTTTGTTTTACTTTTTGCCACGAAAAAGTAAAGAAGCGGAGACCTTTAGGTCTTCAAGAGAGAGAAAAAACTATTTTGGAAATAAATAATTTGATATAATGCTCCCATGCACAAAAAATTACAAAAATATATAGAATCATATGATTTAATACAAAATACAAATACCTATGAACTAAAACCAAATGGTGGGATGATAGTTTTGATTAATAATTCTAAAAGTTGTGAAGTTCTTATTCAAGATGAAGTTTTTATTTTGGATAGTTTTCAAGCTATGTTAATCAATGCTTATGAAGAATCTGTAAGTATAAAGTCAGATGAAGAGATTAGTTTAGTAGCTGTTAGATTTAAAGGGGCTGGGGCTTCTTTTTTTTATGAAGAGTTTATGGATGAACTTATGCATCATGCTAAAGAGCCTGTTTATTTGGGAAAAGATATTTTGAATACTTTTGACAATGTGGAAAAAGAGTTGGATGCTTATTTCCAAAATCGTTTTAAGCCTAGTAAATCTCAGTTTGGTGTTATGAGGATAATAGAATTGGTTGAAGAAAATTTTGGTGATTATGATATGGAAGAGGTGTTGCGAATAGCAAATGTTCCTAGGAAAATCTTTGATAAGGTTTTTAGATGGCATGTTGGCTTGGCGTTGAAAAATTATGCAAGTATTCGAAAAGAGATATTGCAATAGTTATTTAAAAACTTTTTCATACTGCTCAACTCTAAAATCAAAAGTTGTGTAGCTTGGATTTTCTTTTTTCATCTTTTTATAATATGCATTTGCTCCTATACTTCTGTTTGCTGCGTTTGATGGGGAAGTTAGGCTTATGGTTTTGATAATTCTATTTTCATATTTAAATTGATGTTTTTTTGGTAGTTTTTCTGAGATTATTTCTAGGCTTATATTTTGTTTTTTTAGGACTTGTCTAAAAAAATATTCTGGGGAGTTTTTGCACAATCCTCCTGTGAAGATTAGAGTTTGGATATTTTTATGCTCTTTTACATAGCCTAAAATATCTCTTAAGATTATTTCACTCATACCAATATCACTTGCATCTATTTTTTCTCTTTTACAAGACTCTACAATATCGCAAATACCTATTTTATGTTTTAGTAAAAACTTTTTTCTTTTATTTATCTCTTCTTTTGTATTTTCAAAGGCTAAGTTTAGATTGAAGATTTTATTCCATGCTTGCCAAAGTAAGTTATCCTTTGAACCATAACAAAAATTTACATCTTTTTCTTTGAATTCATTTGTACAAAATCTTGGAGGTGGTAGAGTTCCTACTATGATTTTTTCTGTGCTATGATTTAAAAATGGTTCATATGGGTGAAAATGCTTAAACAAAAAAGACCTTTATGCTGTGATTTAACATGTATTTTATCAAATTTTATATACTATTTCCCCCTTGAATAAGGAATACAAATGATAAGTATAAAAAACTTGAATAAATACTTTGGTGATACACAAGTTTTAAATAATATTTCAATTGATATAAAAAAAGGTGAGATTTTTGCTATCGTAGGGCATAGTGGTGCTGGAAAATCTACTTTAATGAGATGTATAAATGGACTTGAAGATTATAGTGATGGTTCATTGCAAGTAAATGGTAAAGAGATAAAAGAGTTAGGGAAAGAAGAGTTAAGAGCATTTCGAAAAAATATTGGAATGATATTTCAACACTTTTCACTAATTCAGCGAAAAACTGTATTTGAAAATGTGGCTTTACCAATGCAACTTTGGGGATATACTAAAGATGAAATAGCAAAAAAAGTAAAAGATTTATTAGCCCTTGTAGGCTTAGATGAAAAGCTTGATTCTTATCCAAGTGAATTAAGTGGTGGTCAAAAACAGCGAGTCGCTATTGCTAGGGCTTTGACTTTAGACCCTGATGTTTTACTTTCAGATGAAGCAACATCAGCACTTGACCCAAATACTACTACATCGATTTTGAATTTATTAAAAGAGATTAATGATAAACTAAATATCACAATAGTACTTGTAACACATGAAATGGAAGTTGTGAAACAAATAGCTCAAAGGGCTTTATTATTAGAGCATGGTAATATTATAGGTTTTGATGATACAGAAGAGCTATTTTTAAAACCAGATGAACAGATGAAGCACTTCTTAGGTGAAACGGAAGTTGTACCTAATGAAGGGGTAAATATAAAAATATATTTCCCAAAAGACAATGTCTTTCAATCCTTTATTACAAAGATGGCAAGAGAGCTAGATATGGATTTTGATATTGTTTGGGGAAAACTTGAAGAGATAAACACTCATATTGTGGGTAACATGGTTATAAATATAAAAGATGAACAAAAAGATTCAGTAATCAATTATCTAAAAGAGCATGATATTATTTGGGAGGTATTATAATGACTGAGATTTTATTACCAGCCTTAGCAGAGACTATTTATATGTCTTTAGTATCTACTTTTTTTGCAATTGTTATTGGCTTTATTTTAGCTATTATTTTAATCTTGACTTCAAGTGGTGGATTAAGAGAAAATCAAAAAATATATTCAATCTTAGATGTGATTATAAATACTTTGCGATCTTTTCCTTTCATTATTTTGATGATTGTACTTTTTCCCTTGACAAAGTTTTTGATAGGGAAAAGTATCGGTACCACAGCTGCAATTATACCTTTGACAATAGGTGCTGCTCCTTTTATCGCAAGATTGATTGAGAGTGCTTTAAAAGAGGTTGATACAGGTGTTGTAGAAGCTGCAAAATCATTTGGTGCAAGTGATTGGCAAATAATATTTAAAGTCATGTGCGTAGAAGCTTTGCCTTCAATAATCTCAGCTATTACTCTAACTTTAATTACAGTAATAGGATTTTCTGCAATGGCTGGGGCTGTTGGTGGTGGAGGATTGGGTGATGTTGCCATAAAATATGGTTATTATAGGTTCCAAAGTGATACTATGATTTATACAGTTATTGTACTTATTGCCTTAGTTCAAGGTGTTCAAAGTTTGGGCGATTATTTATATAAAATTACAAAAAAATAAAATTTATAAAAGGAAAAAAATGATTAAAAATATTTTAAAATTTGCACTTTTGGGTGCTGTTGTATTTGGATTTGTAGCTTGTACAGATTCTAAAGAAGAAAAAGTAGAGAAAAAAACAGTTATTAAAGTTGGAGCTACTCCTGTACCTCATGCTGAGATTTTAGAGTTTGCTAAACCATTATTAAAAGCAAAAGGTTATGATTTACAAATTGTTGAATTTACTGATTATGTAACTCCTAATGTGGCAGTTGATGAGGGAGAATTAGATGCAAACTTTTTCCAACATTTACCATACTTAAAAGAGTTTAACAAAAATAAAAATACTCACCTAGTAAAAACAGTAAATGTACACTTAGAGCCAATGGGAATATATTCTAAAAAAATCAAATCTTTAGATGATTTAGAAGATGGTGCAACAATTGCAGTTCCAAATGACCCTACAAATGAAAGTAGAGCTTTAGATATGTTAGTAGAACAAGGTTTATTAACATTTAATGATGTAGATTTCAAAACTGTAGTTGATATCAAAACAAATCCAAAAAATCTTAAAATCAAAGAGATAGATGCTCCACAATTACCAAGAGTACTTGATGAAGTTGATGCAGCGATTATCAATACAAACTACGCTTTACCAGCTGGGTTAAACCCAATTCAAGATGCATTAGTACTTGAATCAATAGATTCTCCATATGCAAATATTGTAGTTGTAAAAGAGGGTAATGAAAACAAACCTTATATTAAAGCTTTAGATGAAGTTTTAAATTCAAAAGAAGTTAAAAAATTCATTACTGATAAATATAAAGGTTCTATAATTCCTGCATTTTAATATATAAGTAAAAGACTTGATAATCAAGTCTTTTATTTTTAATTATAAACTTCTGCTTTAAATTTAATTTCTATATCCTCTTCTCACTAATTATTTTATATAAAAACTTATGCTAGAATATTTTCTTATTATGAAAAAGGTATAACTTGAAAGTAGGCGTATTTGATTCTGGAATTGGTGGTTTAACAGTGGTTAAAGCCATAACAGAAGTACTAAAAGGTGCTGAGATTTTTTATATTGCAGATACAAAGTTTGCACCATATGGAGAAAAATCAAAAGAGCAGATATTAAAACATAGTTTTGATATTGCAAATTATTTAGTTAAAACACACAATATTGATGCTTTAGTTGTTGCTTGTAATACTGCAACTTCAGCTGCAATCAAAGAGTTAAGAGAACACTTTCCAAATCTTATAGTCATAGGAACAGAGCCTGGAATAAAACCAGCAATTTCTTTAAGTAAAAATGGGAAAATAGGAATTTTAGCAACACCTGCAACTTTAAAGGGTGAAAAGTATCAATTACTTGTTGATAAGCTTTCAACTTCAAGTTCAAATATTACTTTACATGAACAAGCTTGTCCGGGTTTGGTTCAGCAAATTGAAAATGGTGATATTGAGACTGAAAAGACCTTTGAGATGTTGCAAAATTGGTTAAAGCCTATGAGAGAAGAGGGTGTTGATACTATAGTTTTAGGATGTACTCATTATCCTTTAGTTGGAAATGTAATAAAAAAAATAATGGGTGAAAATACAAATCTAATAGAAACAGGTTATGCTATAGCAAATAGATTAAAAGATTTATCTAAAAATTGTGGACATTTTAATGATGGTGTATTGAAAGTAAATGTATACTTCACTTCAGAAATAAATGAGACAATGATAAGTAAAATATTAAATTCATGGAATAATGGTGGGAAAATAGTGGTAAGGAATATAAATGAGTGAGAACCAAAATTCACAAAAGAGAGTTTTAGCCTTAAAATATAGACCAAAGAGATTTGAAGATTTAGTTGGTCAAGGAACAGTTTCTCAAACACTATCATTAGCGTTAGACTCAAATAGATTATCACATGCATATTTATTTTCAGGGCTTAGAGGTAGTGGAAAAACTTCGACTGCAAGAATTATGGCAAAAGCTTTGTTGTGTTCAAATGGTCCTACTTCAAAACCTTGTGAAGTATGTGAGAACTGTGTGAGTGCAAATACTAATCGTCACTTAGATATTATAGAAATGGATGCTGCTAGTAATAGGGGTATTGATGATATTAAAGATTTAATTGAACATACAAAATATAAACCAAGCAGTGCTAGATTTAAAGTGTTTATAATCGATGAGGTTCATATGCTTACAACTCAAGCATTTAATGCTCTTTTAAAAACACTTGAAGAACCTCCAGGATTTGTAAAATTTATTTTAGCTACAACTGATCCTTTAAAATTACCTGCAACAATTTTAAGTAGAACTCAACACTTTAGATTTAAAAAAATATCTCAAAAAGATGTAATGAATCACTTAACTCATATTTTAAATGAAGAAGAAATAGAGTTTGAAACAGAAGCTTTAGAAATTGTTTCAAGAAGTGGGCAAGGAAGTTTAAGAGATACTCTTACTTTACTTGATCAAGCAATTATTTTTGCAAAAGGAAAAGTTACTACAACAGCTGTTGTTGATATGTTAGGACTTATTGACCCAGAGTTCTTAGATAAACTTTTTGATGTGATTTTATCTTGTGGAGATATAACTCCTATAGTTGAAACACTTGAAGAATATGAAGCTGGTTCTGTTTGTGATGAGATGACAATTTATCTAAAAAATAAAATGTTATACGGAAAAGACCCAAAATTTAATATCTTTTTATATGATAGATTTTTTAGAATCTTAGGGGATGCAAAACATCTTTTATCACTAAATTCTGATCCCACATTTGTATTGATATTAACATTATCTAAAATGAGTGAAGCTACAAATTTAAAAACAATTGATGAATTAATAGATGAGGTTCAAGCTTCACCAATAAAAGAAACATTGTCTCAAACAAATGCAAATAAAATGACAAGTGCAGTTAATGAAAAAGTGGTAATGCAACATGCAAAAGAAGAATTACCAAATGAAATAAATAAACCAGAAATACAAGTACCAATAGCAAAAGAAATTTTAGAAACACCCCAAGAGCAAATTGTACAAGATATAAAAGAAGAGCAAGCATTAGTTGAAAAACCACAAGAAGTTGTAGACCCAAATGTTGAGTTATACAGTGAACTTACGAAAAAAGTTTATGAGAGAAATCATGACTTGGGAGAGTGTTTTGAAAAAAACTTTATTTTTGAAAGTTTTGAAAACAATATTTTAAATATAGTATCTTATGCCCAAGATGATGATAGAAAATTTTTATATAAATATTTTGGTATCATCAAAACCTTTGCAAAAGATGTCTTTGGTGTAAATATTGATTTAGATTTTAAAAAAGGTGAAATTCCAGAGCAAAAAAAAAATGATGTAATTCCCAAAAAAGTAGAAATAAATACAAATGACATAAGCGAAGAAGATGTTACTTTAAACTATGAAAATGAGGAAGAACAAGAAGAAATAAGCTCAATGGTAGAAGATGTGGAAATGGGTGCAGGTTGTGTTG harbors:
- a CDS encoding DGQHR domain-containing protein, coding for MKKEEKEMDNQAQFIEFTCIKMEQPIGECFIASINHSDLLKITYSDQRRIDQEKSEFDTYLGIQRPLSPKRVKEIKEYVTTKDACFPTGIILAINSKTVEYDEKNNRMKLLAYLPQGRISEDEITFENIAKILDGQHRIAGLSDLSDEKTFQINVTIFIDIDIAEQAQIFSTVNLAQTKVNKSLVYDLSELAKHKSPQKCCHNIAVTLNNIEDSPLFHRIKRLGVATEGRFNETITQSAFVGSFIKYISKNESQQMEDRDLYMKNKIPEKTKDKDKDKLIFRNLFIDNMEMDITDIIWDYYTAVKERWPEAWNNFETGYILSRSNGFMAHARFLRDAYNRIEKLIPNKNDFTTILKNIDILDSEFHVDNYKPGATGEKRLYDDLCTGYCHNRSKR
- a CDS encoding Dam family site-specific DNA-(adenine-N6)-methyltransferase; the protein is MKLTNEQITCKPFLRWAGGKRWLLKNINSFLPNEFNQYHEPFIGGGAIFFHLQHKNSFISDLNTELIETYQSIKNEIEEVIEHLKTFKNTKEEYYKIRKQNFQSSAKRSARFIYLNQTSFNGIYRVNLSGQYNVPYGYRENYSFDHSNLRQVSQALQNTNISSHDFYDTINNVQKNDLVFLDPPYTVTHNNNGFVQYNQKIFSIEAQYKLAQMINEIREIGAYYILTNAAHPKVKEIFDNGDKMIEISRASLIGGKNAKRGKYEELIITNGLKL
- a CDS encoding uracil-DNA glycosylase family protein: MFKHFHPYEPFLNHSTEKIIVGTLPPPRFCTNEFKEKDVNFCYGSKDNLLWQAWNKIFNLNLAFENTKEEINKRKKFLLKHKIGICDIVESCKREKIDASDIGMSEIILRDILGYVKEHKNIQTLIFTGGLCKNSPEYFFRQVLKKQNISLEIISEKLPKKHQFKYENRIIKTISLTSPSNAANRSIGANAYYKKMKKENPSYTTFDFRVEQYEKVFK
- a CDS encoding methionine ABC transporter ATP-binding protein, whose product is MISIKNLNKYFGDTQVLNNISIDIKKGEIFAIVGHSGAGKSTLMRCINGLEDYSDGSLQVNGKEIKELGKEELRAFRKNIGMIFQHFSLIQRKTVFENVALPMQLWGYTKDEIAKKVKDLLALVGLDEKLDSYPSELSGGQKQRVAIARALTLDPDVLLSDEATSALDPNTTTSILNLLKEINDKLNITIVLVTHEMEVVKQIAQRALLLEHGNIIGFDDTEELFLKPDEQMKHFLGETEVVPNEGVNIKIYFPKDNVFQSFITKMARELDMDFDIVWGKLEEINTHIVGNMVINIKDEQKDSVINYLKEHDIIWEVL
- a CDS encoding methionine ABC transporter permease is translated as MTEILLPALAETIYMSLVSTFFAIVIGFILAIILILTSSGGLRENQKIYSILDVIINTLRSFPFIILMIVLFPLTKFLIGKSIGTTAAIIPLTIGAAPFIARLIESALKEVDTGVVEAAKSFGASDWQIIFKVMCVEALPSIISAITLTLITVIGFSAMAGAVGGGGLGDVAIKYGYYRFQSDTMIYTVIVLIALVQGVQSLGDYLYKITKK
- a CDS encoding MetQ/NlpA family ABC transporter substrate-binding protein, yielding MIKNILKFALLGAVVFGFVACTDSKEEKVEKKTVIKVGATPVPHAEILEFAKPLLKAKGYDLQIVEFTDYVTPNVAVDEGELDANFFQHLPYLKEFNKNKNTHLVKTVNVHLEPMGIYSKKIKSLDDLEDGATIAVPNDPTNESRALDMLVEQGLLTFNDVDFKTVVDIKTNPKNLKIKEIDAPQLPRVLDEVDAAIINTNYALPAGLNPIQDALVLESIDSPYANIVVVKEGNENKPYIKALDEVLNSKEVKKFITDKYKGSIIPAF
- the murI gene encoding glutamate racemase — encoded protein: MKVGVFDSGIGGLTVVKAITEVLKGAEIFYIADTKFAPYGEKSKEQILKHSFDIANYLVKTHNIDALVVACNTATSAAIKELREHFPNLIVIGTEPGIKPAISLSKNGKIGILATPATLKGEKYQLLVDKLSTSSSNITLHEQACPGLVQQIENGDIETEKTFEMLQNWLKPMREEGVDTIVLGCTHYPLVGNVIKKIMGENTNLIETGYAIANRLKDLSKNCGHFNDGVLKVNVYFTSEINETMISKILNSWNNGGKIVVRNINE
- a CDS encoding DNA polymerase III subunit gamma/tau, whose amino-acid sequence is MSENQNSQKRVLALKYRPKRFEDLVGQGTVSQTLSLALDSNRLSHAYLFSGLRGSGKTSTARIMAKALLCSNGPTSKPCEVCENCVSANTNRHLDIIEMDAASNRGIDDIKDLIEHTKYKPSSARFKVFIIDEVHMLTTQAFNALLKTLEEPPGFVKFILATTDPLKLPATILSRTQHFRFKKISQKDVMNHLTHILNEEEIEFETEALEIVSRSGQGSLRDTLTLLDQAIIFAKGKVTTTAVVDMLGLIDPEFLDKLFDVILSCGDITPIVETLEEYEAGSVCDEMTIYLKNKMLYGKDPKFNIFLYDRFFRILGDAKHLLSLNSDPTFVLILTLSKMSEATNLKTIDELIDEVQASPIKETLSQTNANKMTSAVNEKVVMQHAKEELPNEINKPEIQVPIAKEILETPQEQIVQDIKEEQALVEKPQEVVDPNVELYSELTKKVYERNHDLGECFEKNFIFESFENNILNIVSYAQDDDRKFLYKYFGIIKTFAKDVFGVNIDLDFKKGEIPEQKKNDVIPKKVEINTNDISEEDVTLNYENEEEQEEISSMVEDVEMGAGCVGSMHDTVDPKPSQRELQMEDLLNSSMLNKAKELFDIKKITVKTKI